The following is a genomic window from Amycolatopsis sp. BJA-103.
AGAGTTATCCACAGGCTGGGGGTAACTCTGTGGGGACAACTCGGCGCCACTCACGACCGGCAGGCGCGCGACCGGTATTAGTATTGGCTTCATGGTGCGAGTGCCGTTGACGGACGAGGAACGCGAACGAGGCGAGCGGCTGGGGCTGGCGCTCCGGGACGCGCGCGCGTCGGCGTCGCGGAGCATGGTCGAGGTCGCGGCGGAGGCCGGGATCTCGGTGGAGACGCTCCGGAAGATCGAGACCGGCCGGATCCCGACGCCCGCCTTCTTCACGGTGGCGGCGATCGCGGACGCCATCGGCCTGCCGCTGGACGCGCTGCGGGCGGCCGTGGAGAACACAGACGCCGCAGAGGTCGCCGAAGCCAGTTAGGCGATCTCGCGTGATCAGAAGCGGGACTCGCGTGATTGAGCACGGGACTCGCGTGATGGGGGCCGGATCACGCGAGTTAGGGGCGCAGGGTGGCCAGCGTGTGCGCCCGGTCGTTCAGGTAGAGGAAGCCGTCGATCGGCAGGTCGAAGCTGTTCAGCAGGCTCTCCAGGGTGGCGAACTCGTCCACGCCGAGCCGCAGGTTCTCGTTCACCGCGTGCGCGACGAGGACGTCGGCCAGTTCTTCCCACTCACCCGACCAGTGCAGGGTGCGATAGAACGCGAGAACGTCCGGCGCGACGCGGTCGGCGATCTGGTCGAGCAGGCTCTCGCCGAAGAAGCTGATCCGGCCGGCGGCGAGGTCGGCCACGGTCGGATTCGCCGGGTCGGCCGCGGCGTCGGGATTGCGGACCACGCCGGGACCCGCCACCGGATAGCCCGTCTTGACGCTGCCGTTGTCTTCCACCAGCACGATCAGATGCACGCCGTACCGTTCGCCTGCGCAGCGCCAGCGGCCGTTGTGCTGTCTGCGGCGAGGTTCGCTCGGATCGTTCGCGACGTCCTTGATCACCGCGATGATCTGCTCGTCGGTCCAGCCCGCGGGGAACTCGCTGGTCGCCCGCCGCCCCTTGCCCGGTGCGTGCCCGCCGCCCACTCGTGCTCCTTTCGTCGCATCGAGGGTAACCCGCGTTCGGAGTATTCGAATGATCCGAACGCGGGAACGGGTGACCTCAGGCGATCACGGACAGCAAAACCGAGCCGACGACCAGCACGTCGACACCCCGCAGCGCCTGGAGTCCCGCGGCCCCGCCGCTGACGTCGTAGTTCATCGGCGGCCGGGTCGCCGTCCGGAGCGTGGCGACGACGGCGAGTGGGATCGCGAGCCACACCGGCCAGGCCGGGGTCACCCCGAGCGTCAGCGTCACCAGGCCGAGCAGCGCTCCCCAGCCGAGGCCGAGCAGAGCGATCACCAGGCCGTTGACCAGCCGTAACTCCCAGTCGGACACCCCGAGCCACCGCCTGCGGCCGGGGTTGCGCCACAGTTCGCCGAGCCCGCCGACGAACGGCACGAGCGCGGCGTACGCGCCGAGCGCGAACAGCGGTCCCGCCGGGACGGCCGGGAACGCCAGCTGCGCGGCACCGACCAGGCACGCGATCGCCACACTGGCCGCCGCGAAGCGCATCCTGCCGAGTACCCCGGCCCACGCGAGCCGCAGCACCGTCGGACGCCGCAAGGACAGCCACGGCACCGGCTTCGACTCCGGGATCAGCAGCATGGGGTCCATGAAGACCGCGGCCATCGCCCGCAGGAGCCGCGCGTTCCAGCCGTCGACGAGGTCCTGGCGCCCGACCCCGGACACCGGTTCGCCGCCGAAGGCCACCGCCACCGCGACGACGAACATCGCACCGGCCAGCACCTCGACCGCGATCGGGCCCAGCCCGGCGGCGGCCACCGCCAGACCGGCCACCGCGAGCACGACCGGCGCGAGCGTTTCCCCGCGGATCGCGGTCCGCCGCGCAGTGATGGCGGCCAGGATCGCCCCGGCGGCGGTCAGCGCCGACATCGCGATCCACACGTCCTTCGACCCGCCGCCGATCGCGGTGACCAGCGCCCCGGTGTAGCCGACCACCATGACCAGCCCGAGCCAGAGCGTCCACATCCGCTTCGCGACGACACGGCGCCTGTCGACGCCGGCGAAGTCCATCCACGTCAACGCCGCCGGTTCGGCCCAGACGAAACCGCGGCGCAGCAGGCTGCGCCAGAAGATCGCGCACAGCACGATCAGCAGTCCGAACACCGCCGGGAAATCCACAAGGGACTGTCCAAAAAGGAAATGGCGCAGCTTCGGAAGGTTCTGGAACGCGGTGAAGAGCGCGCCGAAACCGAACAGTGCCAGGAAGGTCTGGTAATCCCCGTTGAGCAGTCCGCCGAATCGCTGTCGTCCCGGGACGTGCGTGGGGGCCTTCGTGGTCACCACAGCTCCAAGGTCGAGTCGGCCGCTTCCAGCAGCGGGGGATGATGCGTCGCCACGACGACCGCGGCCCCGGCGGCGGTCGAACGCGCGATCAACGACGTCAGCCATTCCTTCCCGGCGACGTCGAGCGCCCGCTCGGGCTCGTCGAGCAGCAGGACGTCGTGCGGTCGCGCCGTCGCGCCGAGGAGCAGCAGGCGGCGGCGCTGCCCGGCGGAGAACTTGCCCGCGGTGACCTTCGCGCGTTCGGCGAGACCCGCGTCCGAAATCAAGGCTTCGTGATCGCCGAGATCGGCACCGAACGAGCCCTCCAGTAACTCGAGATGCTGGAGCGGGGTCAGCTCGGTGAAGAAATCGGAATCGTCGAACAAAACGGAAACCTTGCGGCGAAAGGAAAGGTCGCGCTCGTCGGGCTTTCCGCCCGCGACGACGACCCGGCCCCGCTGCGGCGCCTGCGTTCCGTAAAGGCACCTCAGCAGCGTCGATTTCCCGACCCCGTTCGGACCGGCGATCACCGCGCATTCGCCCGCTTCGACCTCGAAATCGAGGTCTTCGAACAACCAGTGCTCCCCGGCCTGGACGCCGAGCCCGCGTACGTCGATCATGTGCCGCACAACAACTCGATCACCGGAGCGAGGGGCTCCATATTGCGCTCCAACACGGTGAAATAGGTCAAGCCGAACCGTTCGCGATGGGCGAGGATCTGTTCGGCGATCTGCTCATGGGTACCGACGAGCACCGTCGGCACTTCGGCGAGCTGCTCGACGGTGAGCGCGCCCTTCACGAATTCGCGAGCGCTTTCCAGCCCCGCCCGCCGATCGCCGGTCACCGTGACCACTTGCGAAATGACGTTGAATTCGGCTTCGCGCCCGTTCAGTTTCTCGCGGGTGAACCGTACGCGTTCGTCGATTCCGGCCGCGTCGTCGAGCACCAGCGCGCCACCGTCGGGAATGGCCGCCGTGCCGGAGAAGCCGATGATGTCGGCGTGTTCGGCGGCGAGGGCGAGCACCCGGTCCCCGCGGCCGGCGATCAGCAACGGCGGGCCCGGTTTCTGCACGGTTCCCGGTTTGTGGTCATCGTCGGAGTAGAGCCGTTTGAGCTCTTTGATCGTGTGTTCGAGGTGGTCGACGCGCCGGCCGGCGCGGGGGAACTCCATCCCCGCCGCTTCGAACTCGGACTTCCGGTACCCGGCGCCGAGCCCCAGTTCCAGCCTGCCTTCGGTGAACTGATCCGTGCCCGTGACGTCGCGGGCGAGCAGCACCGGGTTGTAGAACGCGGTGTTGATGACGAAGGTGTTGAGCCGGACGCGCTCGGTCACCTCGGCGGCGAGCACGAGGGCGGGAAAGGGCGGCGCCATCCCGAGATGGTCCGCGGCACCGACGACGTCGAAACCGAGTGCTTCCGCCTTGCGGCATTTCTCGACCCAGGCCGCCCGGCTGTCCGGGACGACCATGTTCACGCCGAATCTGAGCATGCGGCCACGCTACCCAAGGGGGAAATACGAAGGCCTCATCCTCAGGAATGACCGTGAGGATGAGGCCTTCGACTCGTTCAGGTGATCAGCCGAGACGCTGCTTGAGCGCGTCCAGTTCGTCACGCAGCGACGAGGGGACCTTGTCGCCGATCTTCTCGAACCACTCCTCGATCAGGGGCAGTTCCTTGCGCCACTCGTCGGCGGAGACGTCCAGCGCGGCCTGGATGTCGGCCAGCGGCTCCTTGAGGCCGTCGGTGTCGAGGTCCTCGGCGTTCGGCACGAAGCCGACCGGGGTCTCGTTCGCGCTGCCCTTGCCCTCGACGCGGTCGATGACCCACTTCAGGATGCGCGAGTTCTCGCCGAATCCCGGCCACAGGAAGCGGCCGTCGTCGCCACGGCGGAACCAGTTGACGTAGAAGATCTTCGGCAGCTTGTCGGCGTCGGCGTTCTTGCCGAGGTCCAGCCAGTGCTTGAAGTAGTCACCGGCGTGGTAGCCGAGGAACGGCAGCATGGCCATCGGGTCGCGGCGCACGTTGCCGACCGCGCCGGCGGCGGCCGCGGTGGTCTCCGACGACATGGTGGCGCCCATGAACACGCCGTGCTGCCAGTCGCGGGCCTCGTTGACCAGCGGGACCGTGGTCTTGCGGCGACCGCCGAAGAGGATCGCCGAGATCGGCACGCCCTTCGGGTCGTCCCACTCGGGCGCGAGGATCGGGCACTGCGACATCGGCGTGCAGTAGCGCGAGTTCGGGTGCGCGGCCTTCTCTTCCGACTCCGGCGTCCACTCCTGCTTCTTCCAGGAGGTGGCGTGCGCGGGCTTCTCGCCCATGCCCTCCCACCAGACGTCGCCGTCGTCGGTGAGCGCGACGTTCGTGTAGACCGTGTTGCCCTTTTCGATGGTGCGCATCGCGTTGGGGTTGGTGTGCCAGTCGGTGCCCGGCGCGACGCCGAAGAAGCCGAACTCGGGGTTCACCGCGTACAGGCGGCCGTCCTCGCCGAACCGCATCCACGCGATGTCGTCGCCGAGAGTCTCGGCGCGCCAGCCGGGGATGGTCGGCTGAAGCATGGCGAGGTTGGTCTTGCCGCAGGCGCTCGGGAAGGCCGCCGCGACGTAGTGGACCTTGTTCTCCGGCGAGATCAGCTTGAGGATCAGCATGTGCTCGGCCAGCCAGCCCTCGTCACGGGCGATGACCGAGCCGATGCGCAGCGAGTAGCACTTCTTGCCCAGCAGCGAGTTGCCGCCGTAGCCGGAGCCGTAGCTCCAGATCTCACGGCTCTCGGGGAAGTGCGAGATGTACTTGGTGGTGTTGCACGGCCAGGAGACGTCCTTCTGGCCCGGCTCCAGCGGGGCGCCGACGGAGTGCAGCGCCGGGACGAACGAACGCTCGGTGCCGTCCTCGGTGACGAACTTGTCCAGCGCGGCCTTGCCGGCGCGGGTCATCACGCGCATGGAGGCGACGACGTAGGCGAAGTCGGTGATCTCGATGCCGAGCTTGGGGTCCTCGGCTCCGAGGGGGCCCATGCAGAAGGGGATCACGTACATCGTGCGACCGCGCATGCACCCGCGGTACAGCTCGGTCATCGTGGCCTTCATCTCGGCCGGGTCCATCCAGTTGTTGGTGGGACCGGCGTCCTCTTCGTTGTCCGAACAGATGAAGGTGCGCTCTTCGACGCGGGCGACGTCATTCGGGTCGGAAGCGGCCCAGTACGAGTTGGGCTTCGCGTCGAGCTGCACGAACGTGCCGGCGGAGACCAGTTCGGCGTTGATACGCGCGGCCTCTTCGTCGGACCCGTCGACCCACACCACGCGGTCCGGAGTGGTCAGTTCGGCGACCTCCCGGACCCAGGACAGCACGCCGCTGTGCGTCGTCGGCGCTTTTTCCAGTCCGGGGATGGCGACTGCGGTCATCTCTACTCCTGACTTCCGACGGCAGAAGCCCACATCGGGAACGACGCTGTTCCGATGCGGGCTTCAGTGCCGGCGACCGAATGGCTTCGCACACCGGCGGGAAGACCGGTGTGCAGGTTTTGGGATTCCCCGAGAGTAGCCGGATGACCGGCAGGTAACCGAGAGCTGACCTGTCGGTTCTCTCACAAGAACGATAAGGGAATCGATTCAGTATCACCGGAATGGGCCATACGCAGAAATTCTTCCGGTGATCGACAGCACAACGACCGGGCGAACCGGACACGAGAAAACCCGGTACGAGGTCTCGTACCGGGCTGTTCTGTGACCAGAATTACATCGATTTGGCCGAAGAATGGACTGGACCACTCACGAATGGGTATCCGTATTGGTTTAGTCCATTTCAGGATTTAGTTCGGGCTGATCCACTGGCCGGTGGCGGAATCGATCTTCGCCACTCCTTCGAGTGTTTGCGTGCCCGATCCGCCCCACGCGGCGTCGCCCGCCGGGTCGCCCGCGGTGTCGTTCGAAGTGCTCACGAAGGCCGAGCCGATGTCCTCGTTGACCACGCCGCTGCCGGTCTCGGTCCACTGGCCGGGTCCGGTGTGCTCGTAGGTCTTGGAGTTGCCGGAAGCGTCGGTCTCCACCGCGATGTCGGCTTTGCCGTCACCGTCCTTGTCGGTGAAGGCGATCGTGCGGCCGTCCTCGGTCTGGATGACGGCGGTGTCGGGGGTCCCGTCCCCGTTGGTGTCGATCGTCGGCGGGCCGACCTCGACGTCGCCGCTGGGCATGTCGGCGTGCATGGTGCCGCTCGTCCCCGCGTCGCTGCCGCTGTCGTCGCTGCCGCCACCGGCCTCGACCCAGGCGCCGGAAGCTTCGTCGTAGACGGCTTCCTGGACGACCTTGCCGTTTTCGTCGAGCACCGCGTACTGGTCGGCGTCGCCGTCTCCGTCGGTGTCGACGAAGGCCTGGCCGGTGCCGTCCTCGTGCTGGATGACCGCGGCGTCGTTCACGCCGTCCTTGTCGAGGTCGTAGTTGAGCTCGGCCTGGTACTCCTCGCCGTCAACGTGGACCGTGACCGCCTCCGTGGAGCCCGCCTCGGTGTCCGTGCCGCCGCTCTCGTCGACCCACATGGGATGACCCCCTCGTTGACCTGCCGGTGTGTCTGAGCCTATGACTCACCGTAGGCCCGTTCGGTTCCGGTCCACAACAGGACACCCTGGTCAGGCGTCGCGCAGTGACCGGATGCGGCCCAGAAGCGCCTCGGCACGGTCACGGCCGTCGGAGACGTCCTTCAGCCGCTTCGCGACCACCGAGATCTTCTTGGCCCTTTCCTGCGCGCCCATCTTGATCGTCTTGTCGACTTCCTTCAGCTCCGCTTCGATCGCGTCGATGCGGCGGCCGAGGGCTTCGTCGAGCGCCATCGAGAGCTGCTGTTCGGCCTCGATCAGCTGCTCCGCGACGAGCTGGTCCAACGTGGACCGCGCGTCGGCGATCGCCTCGACCAGCCACTGCTTCATATGCTGCTTGTCCGAGGCGTGCTTGCGGGTCCGCGCCATCCACCAGCCGGCGCCGAGGCCGATGATGATCGTGGCGGGCAGGATCACCGGGTTCAGGATCGCGACGCCCGCCAGCGGCAGCGCGGCGACCTTCCCGGCGCCGAGACCGCCGGAAACCCCCATGAAGATGAGCAGTTTGTCCTCGGCCGTCGGCGGTTTCTTGTCCGGCGGGCGCAGCACCACCGGCGGGCCGCCCGCCCTGGCGAACTGGCCGCGGATGATGTCGAGCTCTTCGGCCGAGAACAGCTCCGAGAGCGCGACGTTGGTGACCTGGTTGAGCCGCTGGGAGAGCAGCATCGAGATCCGCTGCGACGTCGTCTGCAACGCGATGTCGACCTGCTGGGGCAGCGCGGTGAGGTCGTCCCGCTTGGCGCCGTCGATCCGCTGCCGGAAGTGGGTCGACGCGTCGCGCATCTGCCTGCTGGTCTCGTGGCCGACCTCGACGCGGGTCCGCTGGATCTCCGCGCGCAGTTTCAGCTGCCAGCCCCGGGTCGAAGAGCGGCGTTCGGTGCTCAGGTCGTCGCGGCGCTGGCGCAGCTGTTCCGCCTCGGCTTCACCGGCGGACAGCGCGCGGCTTTCCGCCTGCAGTTTCGCCTTGAGCTCGGCGAGGGCGCTCGACAGCGCACGAAGGGTGTTGGCCTCGCCCAGCATCGCCGAGCGGCCGACCAGCATCTCCTGCAACGCGCCCTGGAGCGCGGCGATACCGGCCTTCTCGCGCAGCATCATGGCCATCTGTTCGTTCGGTGCCTTGGCCGCCGTCTCGAACATGCGCGCGGACACCGGGTGGAACACCGCGTCGGCGAACCGGGGAGCGTGCTCGGCGAGCAGCCGCCGGTCGGCTTCGAGGACCTCGCGCCAGCCGCGGAACTGGTCGGTCTTGGTCAGCGCGAAAAGCACGGTCTCGACGCGCTCGCCCATGTCCTGCAGGAAGTGCAGTTCCTGCGCGGTGAACGGGGAGGAGGCGTCGACGACGAACAGCAGGGCGGTGGCGCCCGCCGCCGCCTCCTTCGCCAGTTCGCCGTGCATCGAGTCGAGTCCGCCGACGCCCGGCGTGTCCACAATGGACACGCGTTCGAGCAGCGGGACCGGACCGGAGACCTCGACGTACCGCGGCGGGATCTGGCCTTCCGGCAGTTCGTGCGCGGCCGAGACCCAGTGGATCAGGGCGTTCAGGTTGATCGGCACCGGCGCCAGCTGGCCCGGATAGCAGGCCTGCGCGGACCACTGCTCGGCGTGTTCGAAGACGAGGTACGTCGCCGTGGCGACGTCGGCGTCCACAGGGGACAGTCCCGGCATGGAGAGGAGCGCGTTCACGAGCGAGCTCTTGCCGCGATTGGTCTCGCCGACCACCACGACCGACGGCTTCTTCGGGCGCGCCTTCCGGATGTCCTCGACCCATTTCGCGGCCTGAGGATCGGCTTCGCGGACGACGGTGAGCAGCTGCTCGCGCGTGCTCTTCACGACCGCCGGCAGGTTGGCGGCCGCACTCGGAGCGGTCACTGGGCCTTCTTCGCGTAGACGATGACGATCGGCACGCGCAGGACCCGGTCGTGATCGGCGAAACCGACGACTTCGGTCTCCGCGACGAGCCCTTCGAGTGCCGGGTCCTCGGTCGCGACCGCGCCGCCCGCCTCGTGCACGGCGGGGTCGAACCGCTCGCCGTCCGGGCGCAGGGCACGGACGCCGATACCGGCGAGACCGTGTTCGAGCCGCTCGACGACGCCGCCGCTGCGGGCGCGGTCGAGGGCGTACAGGCAGAGCTGGATCAGCGCCTGCCTGTCGGCGAGAGCCTGTTCGAGGTCGGCCGGACCCGTGGTCGTGGACTCCACATCGGTCTTCGACGCGGCTTCGACGGTCTCGGTTCCCTCGGACGGCGAAGTCCCGCCGTCCGCCTCGGCGATGATCGCCGCGATGCTCACCGCCGCGATCTGGCCGGTCGGCACGTCGTCCGGATTCTCCTCGGCGACCGCCTTCTTCCGCAGCCAGGCTCCCACTGTGCCACCTATCGCGCCCCCGCGATCGCGCTGCCAGGGCGCGCCTCTCGTAGTCCGGTCGCGTTCACCCGACAGGCGCGCCCTGCCATCACGATAGCGGGGCCTGACGGCCGAAAGGCGCGACTTCAAAAGATCAAAAGACCTCGGCCACCTTAGCTGTTGGATCTGCTCCGTGTGGGCAGAACGGGGCGAAGGAATCTGGTGATCAGCACCTTCATCACCGCGAGTTCCGCGGCCGGATCGAGGTCCGGCTCCAGAATCACGCGGGAGAGTGGGGCGTCGATCAACGCGACGAGCCAGCTGGCCGTCACCTCCGGTTCGATGCCGGGGTCGATCCGGCCCGTCTCCACCGCCCTGGTCACGAAACCGACGAGACCGTCGCGCAGGACGCGGTCGTTGCCCTGGACCAGTTCGGCCAGTTCGGCGTCGCGGGCGCACTGCGCGGCGACCTCGAGGACGAGCTTGGCCGCGAGAGGTTGCAGGAGCTGTTCGGACATGTACGTGAGGATGAGGAGGATGGCCTCCCACGGGTCCTCGATCTCCCCGGCGGCCGCGAGCAGGGCCGCGGTCTCGTCGCCGTCCTGTTCGAAGATGCCGACGAACACCGCGCGCTTGTTCGGGAAGTAGTGGAACAGGCTGCCGGTGCTGATCCCCGCCGCGCGGCAGATCTCCGCCGTCGTCGTCTTCTCGAACCCCTTCTCGGCGAAGCACACCGTGGCGGCGTCGAGGATGGCGCGGCGTTTCGCCTCGTGCTTGGCCGGGTCGACCGTCCTCATTTCACCGCCGGCGGCTCGGTGTGCCAGGGGTAGCCGTGCTCGGTGAAGGCCTTGGCGACGGCCGCGCGGTCGACGTCACCCTTCTCTCGTGCCAGCTCCCGACCATCGGCGGCGAGCAGGACGAGCTCCTTGCCGTCGAGGAAGACGGCCTGCAGCTTGGCCTCGTAGGCGCGGGTGCGCCCCTTGACGGTGAGGGTGATGCGGGTCGGCGTCACCTTGACGATCAGCCGCTCGTGCGCCCAGACCGCGGCGAACAGCAGGCCGAGGACCAGCCCGGCGCCCGCCCCGGCGAGTGGGCCCCACGGATCGGGGATGTCCGAGACGAGCTGGAACGGGCCCTTGAACGGGACCCAGCTCAGGGAGACCACCCAGTCCGCGATCGACTGGAGGAACCAGCCGAGCGCGGCACCCACCAGCGGGCAGCCGAGCCAGGAGGCCGTGCGCAGCCACTGGGGCTCGTCGACGATCGTTTCCATGGGGTCCATTATTAGACCGAGCGCTCGGTTTATCAATCCCGGGTCCGGAACAGGCCGCGGGGGTCAGGCTTGGGGGTCGCGGATCTGCTGCCAGATGAGGAAGTACGCCCGGTGCACGACGTGCGCGACGCGGCTCTGGGCGGGCGTCGCGCCGAAGGACGCGAAGGAGCGCCACCAGCCGGCCCGTTCGAGGGCGTGGGCGGCGAGTTCGGCCCGGGGAGCGCCCGGCTTGCCGAGCTGGGCGCCGATGTCGGCGTTGCTGCCGACCCGCAGGACCTCCTCGGACAGGTCCTCGGGCATGTCGACAGCGCCGGACGCGACCAGCGTGAGCGCTTCGAGCAGCCGCAGCTGGTGTGCTTCGGGCTTGGCGAGCAGGACCTCGATCGCGTCGTGGACACGCTGCCGTTCGGCCGGGTCACCCGAGGCGTGGGCCAGCGCGGTGACCGAGGCCAGCGCGGCGGCCGCCTTGATGCCGTCGGCGCGGGCGGCGAAGACGATGCTCAACCGCTGGCGGACGGCTTCGAGGCCGGAGGCGTCGAGCAGCTTCCGCCGCAGCGAGCCCGCGGTGATCTCGGGTTCCTTGCGGATCGCTTCGACGGCGTACCGGACGCCGAACAGGTCCAGCTTCTCCAGCAGCCGCAGCCGGACGCCCGCCGCGACGTCGCAGTCCCAGCTGGTGAAGATGTCGGCCGAGATCAGCATGGTCTCGAGGATGTCGTCGTCCATCTCGGACAGCTGGCGCAGCGCCTCGGCGTCACCTGAGGTGAACCCGCCGGACTCCGCCGACTCCGCGATCAGCCCGATCACCGGCAGCACGTCCGCGATGCGGGGCTTCAGCGTCGAGGCCTGCTTCTCCGACAGCAGCGTCGCGGCCTTCCACACGTCGCCGCCCGAGCCTTCGACCGACTCGGGCGCGATGGTGTCCGCCTTGTTGAGCACCGCGATCGCGTTGACCGGGCCCGCCTCGCGGCTCGCGGTCGCGGCGGTGAACGCGGCGAGCGCCTGCTGGTCGTCGGCGCGCACACCCTGCGTGACCACATAGAGGACGGCCTCGGCGCCCGCTACGGCGTTGCGAGAGGTGTCGTCGAGCTCGTCGGAACCCTCTTCGTCTTCTTCCGCGTCTTCGTCTTCAGGCTTGCGGTGCTTCGCCGCACCCAGCAACTGCTCGGTCCGCGACACCGACGCGGCGTCGAGCGAGCCGAGGCCCGGAGTGTCGATGACGGTCATGCCCTGCAGGACCGCGTTGGTGAGGTACGCCTCGATATGCGAGACCTTGTCGATGTCGATACCCAGCTCGGCCGGGATCATCCCGTCGGCGGCGAAGGGCAGCACCTGCTTGCGGCCGTCGTTGAAGACGATCTCGACGCGGTCGACGGTGCCGTACTGGAACCTGGTCACCAGCCGGGTGCACTCGCCGACGTCGGTCGGCGCGACGCGGCGTCCGATCAGGGCGTTGACCAGCGTGGACTTCCCCGACTTGATCCGGCCGGCGACGGCGACCTGGAGCGGACCGCCCAGTCTGCGCAGCACCTCGGCGAAACCGGCCGCGGTCCGCGCGGACACCTGCGACTGGAGGCGATGACAGAGGTTCGCCACCGACATCGACAGCGGGCCGGCGAGACGGCCCTGTTCCGTCGGTGACGTCACGGCGCCTGTCCCCTCCCAGTCGTCAAAGCCTGCCGGGTCGAATCGTGCCATGCCGCTCATCCTCGGGTCGCACCGAAGGTGGTACCGGCGACCGACGCGCGAGCGGCCATGGCCGACATAGTGTTACCAGGTGCGACGGTTAAGCCTCTGGATGCGTGCTCACCCCATGGCCGGGGACAGTTTCATCGCCGTCGTCCTGTTGCTGACCGACCTGCTGTTCTTCGTGGCGGCGGTCGAGACGCCGGAAGTACCGATGCCGCCCTGGTACGTGGTGCTTCCGCTGGACATCGCGATGGTCGTCCCGCTGATCTTCCGGCGGAAGGCCACGCTGTGGTCGGCGTATCTGCTGCTGGCCATCGGTATCCCCCACGGCGCGCTCGAACTGGGCGCGGCCAGTGGGCTGGCGATCATGATCAGCGTCTACTCGGTGCTGGTCTACGTCGGCCGCAAGCAGGGGCTGCTGTTCCTGCTGGCGACGATCGTGACCTCGGTGATCCAGCTGTGGGTCGATCCCCCGGAGGACATCTGGGTGCTGGCGATCATCGGTGTCTTCGCCACCGCACTGTGCTGGACGCTCGGCGAATTCGCGGGCGCGAGGCGCGCCTATCACGAGGAGGTGGAAGCCAGGTTGCATCTACTTGAGACGGAACGGGACCAGGCGACCAGGATCGCCGTCGGTGAAGAACGCGGACGGATCGCCCGTGAGCTGCACGACGTCGTCGCACACGCGGTGAGCGTGATGGTCGTGCAGGCCGACGGCGCGTCCTACGCGGTCGACGGGAATCCCGAGATGGCGAAACGGGCCTTGCAGACGATTTCGGAGACCGGCCGCGGCGCGCTCGCCGAACTGCGGCGGCTGCTGGACGTGCTCCGCAGCGATGGTGACGACGAGCCGCGCGTGCCGCAGCCGGACGCGAGCGCGCTGACCGACCTCGCGGACCGCATCCGCCAGGCGGGGGTGCCGGTGACGCTGGCGATCGGCAGCGACGCGCTGGCCGGGCTGCCCGCCGGGGTCTCGCTCGGCGTGTACCGGATCGTCCAGGAGTCGCTGA
Proteins encoded in this region:
- a CDS encoding dynamin family protein, producing MTAPSAAANLPAVVKSTREQLLTVVREADPQAAKWVEDIRKARPKKPSVVVVGETNRGKSSLVNALLSMPGLSPVDADVATATYLVFEHAEQWSAQACYPGQLAPVPINLNALIHWVSAAHELPEGQIPPRYVEVSGPVPLLERVSIVDTPGVGGLDSMHGELAKEAAAGATALLFVVDASSPFTAQELHFLQDMGERVETVLFALTKTDQFRGWREVLEADRRLLAEHAPRFADAVFHPVSARMFETAAKAPNEQMAMMLREKAGIAALQGALQEMLVGRSAMLGEANTLRALSSALAELKAKLQAESRALSAGEAEAEQLRQRRDDLSTERRSSTRGWQLKLRAEIQRTRVEVGHETSRQMRDASTHFRQRIDGAKRDDLTALPQQVDIALQTTSQRISMLLSQRLNQVTNVALSELFSAEELDIIRGQFARAGGPPVVLRPPDKKPPTAEDKLLIFMGVSGGLGAGKVAALPLAGVAILNPVILPATIIIGLGAGWWMARTRKHASDKQHMKQWLVEAIADARSTLDQLVAEQLIEAEQQLSMALDEALGRRIDAIEAELKEVDKTIKMGAQERAKKISVVAKRLKDVSDGRDRAEALLGRIRSLRDA
- the grpE gene encoding nucleotide exchange factor GrpE; this encodes MGAWLRKKAVAEENPDDVPTGQIAAVSIAAIIAEADGGTSPSEGTETVEAASKTDVESTTTGPADLEQALADRQALIQLCLYALDRARSGGVVERLEHGLAGIGVRALRPDGERFDPAVHEAGGAVATEDPALEGLVAETEVVGFADHDRVLRVPIVIVYAKKAQ
- a CDS encoding TetR/AcrR family transcriptional regulator, encoding MRTVDPAKHEAKRRAILDAATVCFAEKGFEKTTTAEICRAAGISTGSLFHYFPNKRAVFVGIFEQDGDETAALLAAAGEIEDPWEAILLILTYMSEQLLQPLAAKLVLEVAAQCARDAELAELVQGNDRVLRDGLVGFVTRAVETGRIDPGIEPEVTASWLVALIDAPLSRVILEPDLDPAAELAVMKVLITRFLRPVLPTRSRSNS
- a CDS encoding YqeB family protein; translated protein: METIVDEPQWLRTASWLGCPLVGAALGWFLQSIADWVVSLSWVPFKGPFQLVSDIPDPWGPLAGAGAGLVLGLLFAAVWAHERLIVKVTPTRITLTVKGRTRAYEAKLQAVFLDGKELVLLAADGRELAREKGDVDRAAVAKAFTEHGYPWHTEPPAVK
- a CDS encoding dynamin family protein; protein product: MTSPTEQGRLAGPLSMSVANLCHRLQSQVSARTAAGFAEVLRRLGGPLQVAVAGRIKSGKSTLVNALIGRRVAPTDVGECTRLVTRFQYGTVDRVEIVFNDGRKQVLPFAADGMIPAELGIDIDKVSHIEAYLTNAVLQGMTVIDTPGLGSLDAASVSRTEQLLGAAKHRKPEDEDAEEDEEGSDELDDTSRNAVAGAEAVLYVVTQGVRADDQQALAAFTAATASREAGPVNAIAVLNKADTIAPESVEGSGGDVWKAATLLSEKQASTLKPRIADVLPVIGLIAESAESGGFTSGDAEALRQLSEMDDDILETMLISADIFTSWDCDVAAGVRLRLLEKLDLFGVRYAVEAIRKEPEITAGSLRRKLLDASGLEAVRQRLSIVFAARADGIKAAAALASVTALAHASGDPAERQRVHDAIEVLLAKPEAHQLRLLEALTLVASGAVDMPEDLSEEVLRVGSNADIGAQLGKPGAPRAELAAHALERAGWWRSFASFGATPAQSRVAHVVHRAYFLIWQQIRDPQA
- a CDS encoding histidine kinase, with the protein product MRAHPMAGDSFIAVVLLLTDLLFFVAAVETPEVPMPPWYVVLPLDIAMVVPLIFRRKATLWSAYLLLAIGIPHGALELGAASGLAIMISVYSVLVYVGRKQGLLFLLATIVTSVIQLWVDPPEDIWVLAIIGVFATALCWTLGEFAGARRAYHEEVEARLHLLETERDQATRIAVGEERGRIARELHDVVAHAVSVMVVQADGASYAVDGNPEMAKRALQTISETGRGALAELRRLLDVLRSDGDDEPRVPQPDASALTDLADRIRQAGVPVTLAIGSDALAGLPAGVSLGVYRIVQESLTNTLKHAGQGAQAEVLVRRESDVIDVRVTDDGAGRAKQLVPAATKTASHAAPGGPRRLSVPGGNGLIGMRERANVFGGTLEVGPAPGGGWQVHARLPVRLAT